A single Anopheles maculipalpis chromosome 3RL, idAnoMacuDA_375_x, whole genome shotgun sequence DNA region contains:
- the LOC126562541 gene encoding dnaJ protein homolog 1-like: protein MGKDFYKILGVSKSASDDEIKKAYRKLALKYHPDKNKSPQAEERFKEVAEAYEVLSDKKKRDIYDQYGEEGLKGGAGGMPGGAGQSGQFQYNFHGDPRATFAQFFGTSDPFSVFFGSDGGGNIFHQEIDGDPFGFDGRGNIGGFPGGAFRSQSFNVHGSPQRKQKLQDPAIEHDMYVSLEDVNAGCQKKMKISKMVMGQDGSARKEEKILNINVKPGWKAGTKITFPREGDQIPGKVPADIVFIIRDKPHQHFKREGSDIKYTAKVSLRQALCGTVIKVPTLSGETLSISTVGEVIKPHTVKRLQNRGLPFPKEPSRKGDLVVAFDIQFPDQVSSSAKEIIADLFPM from the coding sequence ATGGGTAAAGATTTCTACAAAATTCTCGGCGTGTCGAAAAGCGCGAGCGATGATGAGATCAAGAAGGCATACCGTAAGCTGGCGTTGAAGTATCATCCGGACAAGAACAAATCACCGCAGGCCGAGGAACGGTTTAAGGAGGTGGCGGAAGCGTACGAGGTGCTGTCGGACAAGAAAAAGCGCGACATCTACGACCAGTACGGGGAGGAGGGTCTGAAGGGTGGTGCCGGTGGTATGCCCGGTGGCGCTGGGCAGAGTGGACAGTTCCAGTACAATTTCCACGGTGATCCACGCGCCACGTTCGCACAGTTCTTCGGCACAAGTGATCCGTTCAGTGTGTTCTTCGGttccgatggtggtggtaacaTTTTCCACCAGGAGATCGACGGCGATCCGTTCGGGTTTGACGGGCGAGGTAATATTGGTGGATTTCCGGGTGGTGCGTTCCGGTCGCAATCGTTCAACGTGCACGGTTCCCCACAGCGTAAGCAAAAGCTGCAGGATCCAGCGATTGAGCACGATATGTACGTTTCGCTGGAGGACGTGAATGCGGGTTGccagaagaagatgaagatctCGAAGATGGTAATGGGGCAGGATGGTTCCGCgcggaaggaagaaaagataCTGAACATCAACGTGAAACCGGGCTGGAAGGCGGGCACGAAAATCACCTTCCCGCGCGAAGGTGACCAAATTCCGGGCAAAGTTCCGGCTGACATTGTGTTCATCATACGGGACAAACCGCACCAACACTTCAAGCGCGAGGGCAGTGACATTAAGTACACGGCGAAGGTTTCCCTTCGGCAGGCACTGTGCGGTACGGTCATAAAGGTACCGACGTTAAGCGGTGAAACTCTCAGCATCTCGACGGTGGGTGAAGTCATCAAACCACACACGGTGAAGCGTCTACAGAACAGGGGGCTGCCGTTCCCGAAGGAACCGAGCCGGAAAGGTGATCTGGTGGTTGCGTTCGATATCCAATTCCCCGACCAGGTGTCCTCAAGCGCGAAAGAAATCATTGCGGATCTGTTCCCAATGTAA